One Fuerstiella marisgermanici DNA window includes the following coding sequences:
- a CDS encoding glycosyltransferase family 2 protein, which produces MIAPMHHFLSADRSALARNRQHARVSVVMPVYNEAAILQQLTDAVRTVLKDCCADFEIVYVNDGSSDDSRELLDQLAATDDRIIVIHLARNFGHQAAVHAGLEHASGDAVVLMDSDLQDDPAAIPQFLAEWENGFDVVYAQRFNRKESLPKRVLFHTFYRVLNSIAGSPMPTDAGNFSLMDRAVVDALLQLPECERYLPGLRSWIGFQQTGVKVERMARHDDQPRVSLAGLFKLAKTAIFSFSSFPLTLFYIIAGVSGLVCLSSISFVLYHKAFSGLAIPGWTSTIITASFFGALNALGISVLGEYVIRIYDQVRARPIYLTKSKRNHIQQSTMTSQASVAAARKLLEELDSEYNHPTAPGRSGIRQNP; this is translated from the coding sequence ATGATCGCGCCGATGCACCATTTCTTGTCGGCTGACCGATCCGCCCTCGCTCGTAACCGCCAGCACGCTCGCGTGTCGGTGGTGATGCCGGTTTACAACGAAGCCGCAATTCTGCAACAGTTGACCGACGCCGTCCGAACGGTATTGAAGGATTGCTGCGCGGACTTCGAAATCGTCTACGTTAACGACGGGTCGAGCGATGACAGCCGCGAATTGCTTGATCAGCTTGCAGCCACCGATGACCGCATTATTGTCATCCACCTTGCTCGCAACTTCGGTCACCAGGCAGCCGTCCATGCCGGACTGGAACATGCCTCCGGCGATGCGGTCGTGCTCATGGATTCGGATCTGCAGGACGATCCGGCCGCGATTCCTCAGTTTTTGGCGGAGTGGGAAAACGGGTTCGACGTCGTTTACGCTCAGCGGTTCAACCGCAAAGAATCACTGCCGAAGCGCGTTCTGTTTCACACGTTCTATCGCGTCCTGAATTCCATCGCCGGCAGCCCGATGCCAACTGACGCGGGCAATTTTAGCTTGATGGATCGAGCCGTTGTGGACGCACTTTTGCAGTTGCCGGAATGCGAACGCTACCTTCCCGGACTGAGAAGCTGGATCGGCTTTCAGCAGACGGGCGTGAAGGTTGAGCGGATGGCTCGCCATGACGACCAGCCGCGAGTGTCTCTTGCAGGTTTGTTCAAACTCGCCAAGACGGCCATCTTTTCGTTTTCGTCGTTTCCGTTGACTTTATTCTACATCATCGCCGGCGTGTCTGGTCTGGTTTGCCTGTCATCGATCAGCTTTGTTTTGTATCACAAGGCGTTTTCAGGGCTTGCCATCCCCGGCTGGACATCAACGATTATTACGGCGTCGTTTTTTGGCGCATTGAATGCGTTGGGTATTAGCGTGTTGGGCGAATACGTGATCCGAATCTACGATCAAGTGCGAGCTCGACCCATTTACCTGACGAAGTCCAAACGCAACCACATTCAGCAGTCAACAATGACGTCTCAGGCGTCCGTCGCGGCGGCTCGAAAGTTATTGGAAGAATTGGATTCCGAGTACAATCACCCGACTGCACCGGGGCGTAGCGGAATTCGGCAAAACCCCTGA